Within the Medicago truncatula cultivar Jemalong A17 chromosome 4, MtrunA17r5.0-ANR, whole genome shotgun sequence genome, the region GCTCCCAAGTAAAGCTCATTCAGGCTCTTGATAGCAGCATCTAGATCGTTGTCACATTCTTGGAGAGCTCTCTCAAGAACCTGaaagttaaaatattaataCACGGAAAAACATTACATTAAATGTCGCATAAAAGTATACAATGTAGTAGTATTTTCCCTCCATCAAATATCTCTTTCATTACCCTCCTGAACTAAATAAAAAgagtatatttattttcattccacTCAACCAAACACAAAATATCTCATTCAAATTCAATCCTACTCACCCACTCCATCAAAAATACCTCTCACCCTCTTCCCTTCATAAGAATCtgagttggtagggatattgcatgttatatgcaggggccggggttcgaaccccggacaccccacttctccacaattaaattgtgtgagctctagccactaggctacttgacccaaaaaaaaaaaaaaaaaattactaattttcaACATAGATAGATTTATAGATACAAGAGTAAATCCCCAATTCGTCCCCTGAAGTTGTAGGCGTCGGGCATTTAAACCTTGAAATTTGCAAGTAGACAAAAAAGACCTCATTTTGAATTGCCACCTTGAAATTTGCAAATAGGCAAAAAATCTGTTATTTAATTACCGTCAAACTAGTCCATACAAGTTAATAAAAGGACCAAATTGCCTGACGCCATTCAAAATCAGGTCTTTTTTGCCTATTCGCAAATTTCAGGGGTGTAAATGGCCGACGCCTATAATTTCAGAGTGCAAATTGGTGATTTTGCTACTCTAGATAAAGCGAGAAATATCAAATAATCAGTTTCTCAATGCAAATCAACAGATCATCATTCATAAACATAACCTTATTAGAAAACAACAATCACCCATCTAACCATCTTAAACTCAAATACAATTATAAACACTAAATAACCAATTAATTCAAattgtcatcatcatcataacaaCTAATATAACGAGAAATTCATCTatcccagaaaaaaaaaacatcatcgCCGTCATCGTTGTTTAGAAAAAGCCccaaattaaataacaaattcaaGCATTGAACTAAACATATCATCATTCATAAACAAACCCTTATTTAAAAAACGTCTTCAGCACAAATACAACTGCATACACTAAACAATCATTTCctcaattcaaattattttcaacatCATCATTCATTATCATTTAGTAGAAACccaaattcaaataataaaacaacaattaaacatCTCCAACATAATCAGTTACTCAATTCAAATTAACATATCAatatcatcaatcataaacagaCCCTTGttagaaaaacaacaattacCAATCTAACCATCTTGAACTCAGACACGTACAACTGTAAAATACTAAACAATCAAATGCTCAAttcaaataatataaacaatTCATTGCattaaactaaacataaaataatataaaacaatacaaaataaaataaaataaaataaatcatagtatattctaaattaaattaaatacattttatatatacaataaataaatcaatattaaaaaaataaattagagaatGGAAAAGGGAAAATTAGTACCAATTGGTCCATATGAGGGAAGAGATTACGGAGCTGATCAAAGAGAGAAGGAATAGTCGGAAAACGAATCGGAGAAGTAGAAGAGGAACAACGAAGCCTCTTAGATAACGGAGGAGAAGGAGGAAGTTGTTCTTCGAAGAAAGATCTCTTGCTTCCGCACACAGCAGCAGACATCGTTCTTCCGATGCTGACTATCGAATTCGGATTCGATCCAATTTCCTCCTCCTTTTCCTCTTCGTTAATTTTCCTTCTTCGATCTATATCCAATTGAAATCggatgaaattagggttagggtttagagaaattggggattttggggaTGGTGGAGAAGAGAAGGGTTGAAAATTGAGGGGAATGTGTATTTATAGGGTgataaaggaatgaagaagaaagtgatAGAGATCGGTGCCACGTGCTTATGAGCGCGTAGTCGGAAAACGGTTACAGTGAAAAAAGAAAGGTGAAAAAACTGATAATTATGGAGAAGAAGATTATCTCTGCTGTTTACTAATTACTGGTTCTTGatagaatttaaaaaatgtgaaaacttattttattttttggagtaaaataaaatcatatttttcatgtgtttgtgttgttaatttaattagtcaatttttttttaatttttttacaaaatgactgatttttttttttaaacacaaaattactgatttttaatttttaattttttttgtcatgggATGTCCACTTTGTAATTTGATGCTTTTGTTTCGGCAATTTAATGGGTATTTGTGTAGGGATGGTAATTGAACCCAGATCCAATGGGTACTCGCAAAAAATATCCACAATGGATAGGGTAAAACCCCTCTTTTATGGGTCTGGGTACGAGTAATACCCACAAAATTATatgggtatgggcacgggtaagggtactatactgcccagacccgcaaccccgcatatacatatttatataatatcataaattatttatttattttttatgtataattaattaatttatttagctatttaagcttaaacctaaacttaaaccaaacaactgCTTAATATAATAACAACTCCATCATgccggtgtataattttttagggatattttggatgttttctatttgactaaataccacaattcatattattttatgagttaattttaaaaaattgggatcgtagttttatttcatttgtgatattttttttgttttttcatagttaaagtgcgggtaatgggtgcgggtatgaGCACTTAGGTACCCATCGGGTATGGAGAAGGGGACTAAAATTGTTGCCCACGAAGGTACGGGCACGGGTAcgggtattttttttataaatacggGTATGTGGACGGGCActgtagtaccctacccattaAGTACCCATTGTCATCCCTATATTTGTGCATCTTGGTATTTTTTAAATCTATTTCAGACACACCTCATTTTCTacgttatattattattttggctTCGTTAAAAAGTATAATCTTTGAGAAAGTTTATAAAATTACGAGtgtaatatatatgtatatatcatACAATGGGGAATCATAGAATTTCCTCAAAAAGAGGTAATCATCCTTTAATAAAGAAGGAATGACCGCAAGAGTATGCCAAGTAATGGTGGCTCCTACGATAAGGCTTAGGTTCGGAGTCCTTCCTTCTTTATTAAGGAAGAAATAAAAACACTAGAAAAACTTAGAAACTCAggttttgtttggataaactaCTCAATTAAGCGCTTATGTATAAATTATCTctaaacaaaagataaaataaatgcaaactTTTTTCATATAAGTTGTATGTTGTTTTAATAACTTATCGTAGAGAACATACGAAagtaagctgaaaacaacttatgaagatGTCATAAGTCGTTTCTATGAGTTATGCCAAACTGTTTCACCAGAGTTTATGTtaatagataaactcaaataagccaatccaataATAACAAACTCAAGTAGTTGCTTAAAACTTCAAAACCAATATTTAATACACCAACTCGTATATAGACTATAGTTCTTTGAAGAATGGACAAGCATTCATAGATCACTGTCTTTCAATTCATGTTTCAATTCTTCTAAGACGAAGCGTAAACAGTCTCGACTTGCTTGATCGACCTGCTCATTTATCAGTAACTACAAGTCGCAATCAATAGTATTATGAAGTTGCAGATCTTCTAAACATTTCGCTACTCTCTATATGTGAAAATTTATCTTCAGATTCACCCTTCAATAACTCTACCACATCAAGCACGGTAGGTCTTTTCTCATGAAAAACTTGAGCACATATCAATCCAGCAATAACAACTCTTTTAAGTTCTTCTTCAACATAATTACCATTTAGTCTTGGATCAACAATTTCATTGAATTTCTTCTCACAAACCAATGACAATGCGCAATCAACTATTGTTTTCTTCAATGTGGAACTAACCtttatagtttgttttttcCCACTAGCTAGTTCTAGAAGTAGGATACCAAAGCTATAAACATCTCAACTTTTAGTTACTTTACCTGATATAGCATATTCTGGTGCAACGTAGCCTAAGGTACCCTTAACATTTGCAGTCACTTGTGTTGCTCCATCAGGGATCAACCTAGCGAACCCGAAACCACTGATTCGAGCTCAGAAATCTGAATCCAATAACACATTATTGGGTTTGATATCTCTATGGATGATACGCGGCTTTGCTTGGTGATGAAGATATCTGAAAGTCGATGCAAACTCAAAAATAAGTGACACCTAAAACagtttttttgagagatttttaACTTTATGTGTAAGAGTTTTAGATTTGgcttttttctaaaaagaatactAATTAGTCATTAATAATAAGtatattttttcaaagattTAACAGCCTTTTCCGATTTTGCAGTTAGGAAAATTTCAAGTGTGTTTTCGCAACTCCCTCAGCACATCCAATGGCAAGATTCATTCATCGATTCCAATCAAGAAGGCATTCTGCTGATTGTGGTCCATGAAGATGGGAGAACAAGTTAAAATTTGGCATATAATCATACACAATTAACCGTTCTTGTCCTTCGGCACAATATCCACGTAAACTAATAAGATTCTTGTGCTTTGTTGCTGCAAACTTTCAATCTTTTCACTGCAATCTGCATTTGCACACACAGCAAAATGTCATCTACTTTATAGAGATCAATATCATacatgaaattgagaaaatattaATACTATTAATAGAAGTGTCGTAGTACTTGAGATCCATTCCAAAGTTGGCCCCAGTGCACATTGCCAAAGTCCCCTTCTCCAAGCTTATTGTCATAGTTGAAATTATTAGTAGCAGAATTTAATTCCTTCAAAGAAAACACCCGCCATCTAAATCGTTCACTTCCTCCTCTTTTGCTGCATCAATATTCGAGAACACACACAATCTTGAAATCATAGTcctaataaacaaatatatatgataaaaaaaaaccacaatcATTTATTTAAACTAAGATTTATAAACTATTATCATACCGATCCGAAGTATTTCCGCAACAAAACCAAAAAGTCATATAACCTTTGTAATTGTATCAAAGGAGGTGTTCTTATTGTTCCTCCAAAGTTGAAGTTGTTCCTAGCTAGAGGGTATGATCATGAGATATTTGTCTCTTTCAAGATTGATATAAGATTACTGATCAATATAATTCCTTCATCCCACAATAATCAATCTATTTCatcatttcacatatattaaaaaaaagagtgtataaataaataaaaaactgaatAAATATTAGTGTGTTTGCCATTATTGTAATAAATATGAATCGAAAGATATTGACTTAAAATGGATACTAGTAGTGTCAATTAAAAGGGtataaatagaagaaaaatagtattttataaGCTAAATTACATGTTTGATCCTTTACGTTTATTCTTCGTTTTAGGTAGGAGATGTAAATTTCTTCATGCAAATCCtcgtgaaaagaaaaaaaaaaaaacatcagcATGGAAGGAACATAGAAAAGGAGAATAAGACCAAGTTGGAtcacccctaaaaaaaaagatcaagttGGATCTTTTCTCTCATAAGGTACAATCGATTTCTATTGTGATTGATTTTTTCATGGATGAATGAAAGGGTTGTAGGCTTAGATGAGTGGTCGATTTGTATTGCTCTTGACCATTTGTATTGCTCAAAAGTCATTATAATTTATCGGAAAGTTACAATCCGGTCACATAAAATCTATTGAAAAGCAATCCGATCACATTTGTATTGCAAACCCAATCgttatttttaaattggagCGTAGCTCTTGATCAATTTCTTTTCAAAGATTAGGCAATTTAAGAGACCTAAAAAGCAATTACCGTCCATTTATTATCATGGAAGATGAACGCAGGTTTGTGAAGGGTGGTGCAAAAGTCTTGAAGGAAAAATTGTATCAAGTGGAGCTCACAAGTTAGATTGACCAATGGACGGTATACTTGGCTAGAGATTGTTGATTGCTTCTTGGATTTCTGGGAAATAAGagaggataaaaataaaataaaaacacactaacatattttaaataaattattttgagtatttattattttttagctaGTCGGTCACAAGAACAtctatagtattttttttggtagtgtgcAGGATTCGAAtcccagaccttacatatattatgcattattcttACTAACTGAGTTAAATTCACGGGAACAACATCTATAATATTTAAGCACAcgtatgaaaatatatatattttttctattaataaaaaataaaactaatttaacATTTTGAGGATAAGTGTCTCATTATGTGTGTGCCTAAACACTatatactttttattatttagaaTCAAAGTTGGCAAACAGTCTTAGCTTTTAAAGGTTACATTAACATGTAAAATCAAGAGAACAGATTATCCCGCACCTGCAATTTCAGCAATAAAAGTGATGTATTATAGCAAtttctagtaaaaaaaattacatatattgataaagtaataaatgttggattaattatttaattaattaattatggatcgacaataatcaattattataagttaatattataatataaattatggtcTATTGAGTTGAGCACTAattagttgatgaatatgtgtgaTTGAGCTATTCTTTCTAAATGGACCGTGATGGGTTGAACCATTTAACTAAGCCCAATTAGAGGTCTCAGCCCTCAACCGTTTAACTATTTAAACGTCATCTCATCAGACGGTTAAGTATTTTGAACAACATTGTGAAAACCTAAAGCTGAACGGAATGAGGGTAGTTATCCCTCTCATATTGTCGACGGTTATTCTTCATCAACCTAATTGAAAGGTATAcaatttcttcttccttctttgttattgatgatatgatatactccctccgtcccataatataagcaaaaaaaaacacattttctttgtcccaaaatataagcaaaaaagacaaacttttatcttttccaatatttttttttgttattctcataatattaaatgcaaattacattcaattttctttttctttcattttttccataaccaatagccaataaaaattgtttttacatcttcctataaaactttttccaaagaaaacacaaaaaactatactccaaattcttatgttttagttttcttaataagtgtgatttttgtttttttgcttataatttgggacggagggagtaacttgTATCAAATAATCCAGAACTAAATCTTAAACTTTTATCAATAAATGTATTTGAAATATGTATTATCTTTACATATTTATCTCCAtagttattaatattataagagGCACAACATTTATCTTTTGTCATGGCCCTCCTGTTCACATGGCGAGGAGGGGGGCTCTTCAGATGGAATGTAAGTAAAGCCCGACTAAATATTATTCTAATCAGGATTTAAATTTAGATTCTCttgaacaattaatcataaattaaaGATCATAAATTACTCAAGTTCAATCACTTAATTGTCTAATGGTAGGACTAACTATACACTGAAAATTCTTATCATCAGCCAGGTATCATATTATTCAGGATCACTCAGTAATCATTATAGCAAAATTGTGGAACTCTAGGgtgttttttttggacaaaaactACTCTAGTATACAAATCCCTCACAAGCTGTATAGTAATGACAAATTATGAAGTAGTACTGTAATAATTTGATGCAATGGATGGACGAATCATTTTCAAACTTCAAGTCTTGGCTAATACAGATTTGGATAGAATTTAATAAGATTGTGACAAGTGATAAAAGTACTGATAATAATATGTAGTtgtctttctaaaaaaaataaaaaataataatatgcagTTGTCAATGCAGTTGAGTgaataattcaacaatttaatAACGTATATACTAACCATAATATGCAGTTGAGAAAATATTAATACTATTAAAAGAAGTGTCGTAGTACTTGAGATCCATTCCAAAGTTGGCACCAGTACACATTGTTATCATAGTTGAAGTTATCAGATAGATactaaaatatcaatttatacATGTATGTATAATTGAAGTCGAAGTTTGAATATAACCATTGTGCACATGCTTAGAGATTGAGAGGATGTTTAATGAAATTGGTATCAATTCATCATTTAATTGGAGACAATTGGGGTGAATTCTTTAGCATATGGGTTTATACAATGCTTGGGTTGAATGGAATATTGCAACAAAGAACATTGGAGTTTACAATACTTCTATCCTCCATCTCTTTCTAACCTCTTCTTAACGAGGTCCTCTCTTTTATGCACCTCCTAGGGTGGACTATTCACACGTTCCTCGTATCCATcgtgaaacaaacattttgtgCTTACGTTAGTTCTTAGAGGACATGatattcatttttctcttgtaaTGCTAGATGATATTCATGTTAATATTAATGTTAATATTAATCTTGGAGCATAAATTGTAGCAATTGGAATTTGGAGCTCACAAGTTAGGATGACCAATGCATGGTATTCTACTTCAGAACTTTGATTGGAGCTTGTTGATCGCTTCTTGGATTTCTAAGAGATAAGagtggataaaaaaaaaatagaataacaaCATGTAGCATAAGTGTTAATTTTGAATGAGGTATTTGTTCATAAGTGTTAAATTTAAGgagatatttgtttatttttataatcacACCGATTTTAGACaaaaaaacaatacgtaaaatagaataaaaaataagtcaattgcCCATGTCACGTGGCATAACCTTCAATTCACGACGTAGAGATGTCACATATACAGTTAACGGTCACATCATAAGGTGTAACGAAAAAAAATAGACGGATGAAATATTTGACAGACGTTTGacaaaatcaagtttttttttattaagtttcgcaaatttgagtttttttacgaaAGTTGCAATTTCAAGAGGTAATTGActttttattcatatttctagtaaaaaaattaaggatacTAACATAAAAgcgtatttgtaaaaaaatcattattttaaaaaaaggtcaaatgaattatattaatacCAATATAATATTCTAACCTCCACAAGAAGTACGAGGATATGATTTAAAGGTAAAAATAAACACAAAGTAcaaaataaacaacaataaaagaTAAAACTACCAAAACACTAGCTAGGTGATAACATTAGATCATTAACATAAATCTTAAACACCAAAGAGgattaatcaacaaaaaataagatCAAAAACTAAATTCTTGTTTTTAGCTTTTAACCACAAAAAAGATAGAAGATTGAATTTAACAATTTCTTTGGTGGGAGAATGTGCAATATCTTTTCTTCCAAATAACCTAAACATAAGAAACCAAATCAATTGaacaaaagattttttttttttttgtcacctCATAAACTTCCAAATTGAACGAGGTGATGAGAAAGAtacaaccaaaaacaaattccTAACTATCACCGATCAAGTGATCAAATTCCACCATAAAATGTACAACCAAAAACAAATGATTGACGCTTTCCTCCAACTCACAACCAGCCGAAACATATTAGATTTAGGTAGTATAATTTTAAGTCGAATTAAATTATCCTTCGAATGTATCTGATGGTGTAACAATGCCAAACAAATAAAGAAATCTTCAAAGAGAGAACTTTATCTCAAAAAATATCATAGGTGTCAGATTAATCTATCTGCTCGACAATAAACAACATATGATAGACATCACTTACAAATGTATCATTTACTTGAATCAAGACTCCAATTTAATTTCTCTTCTATGCCATCTTGTCAAAAATGTTATACAACAATCCACATCAGTCACTCTTGCTCTCCTCCCAAACCAATTGAcaaagaatataattttttcaaaataaatatgtattttgtagaggatattttattttattcttcaatatacaaacaaattgataataatcattgaaaacaattttaaaaagcCGATGTTTGAACCCTAGCCACTGTATTCAACTTAATAATTTCATCATTTGTAACAATCTTTGATTTAGATAGTATACAAAATTGTttgtattaatttgttttttaatatgtaaatagtttttataactaaaaaaataaaaagaaaaacaaatgtaCTGACatattttaagcaaaaaaaaagattggggaattagtcactttagttcctaaatgaaaaatgagtagtcaatttagtccctgaatagagagaaattgcaaaacaaTCCCTCAATGTAGATTCTGTTGGTCaatttcagggactaaagtgattaaaaagtctacattcagggactaaattggcTAACAGAGTCTCAACCAGGGATTAAATTGACTAACATAGTCTACATTGAAGGActattttacaatttatttacatttagggactaaagtgacgATTCCTTTCTTATTGGAGGACTAAATgactattctaaaaaaaataatatatatatatatatatatatatatatatatatatatatatatatatattcttcacTTCCAAATGTGTAAAAGTAACGCACATCACCGACCACATAACTCAAAATGACATCGAATCATACAACATCACATTCAGACCAGTCACAGCTTACCCATTTTTCCGTCTTTTATCCACAaaaagatttcttcaaaaattaaaaaagaaaattccaaAACATTGAAACATCAACATCATAGTAATAACTTCGTAAACTCCGTCAATTACAACCTCAATTCCTCcgaattctataaataaataacccCCCCCATAATGCCTTCATTACATTCAACATTCTCCAACAACCATGAACGGCGGCGCCGCCTCTTCCTCTGGTGACGCCACCGTCCTCAAACGCAGACACACCACTACCAATCAAACCAATCACTCTAACCAGAAAAACCCAATGCCGAAgaattcatcttcttctctttgTTCTCTATATTCATCAGCTTCCTTCCTGA harbors:
- the LOC11424777 gene encoding LOW QUALITY PROTEIN: PTI1-like tyrosine-protein kinase At3g15890 (The sequence of the model RefSeq protein was modified relative to this genomic sequence to represent the inferred CDS: substituted 2 bases at 2 genomic stop codons) — protein: MNESCHWIYLHHQAKPRIIHRDIKPNNVLLDSDFXARISGFGFARLIPDGATQVTANVKGTLGYVAPEYAISGKVTKSXDVYSFGILLLELASGKKQTIKVSSTLKKTIVDCALSLVCEKKFNEIVDPRLNGNYVEEELKRVVIAGLICAQVFHEKRPTVLDVVELLKGESEDKFSHIESSEMFRRSATS